Proteins co-encoded in one Gracilimonas sp. genomic window:
- a CDS encoding P-loop NTPase fold protein, translating into MGEGEEKIDKVITDLALEDPAQDKFGRDEFAKRVAKILIGKSTPDHLTVGIYGKWGDGKTSVINFIKYYLNEEHEGEALYIDFNPWRYKNEEHLLNSFFKQFAQGISHKLDKEGKKIAKTLLAYSGLIVALAEPVTGLAMFSQLGGWDKIKDKFGKGKDFVNDTDFSPAINSLEESLKNSESLEKQKKRISEQLSKTGKKHIVFIDDIDRLDSEEVQVLFGLLKVTADFDNVIYVLGFDPTIVSKALEPKYPDSGRDFLDKIIQVPLNLPKVQRTDLYGEILYPGLNEIIANNSIYVSEDENNDIVNSIQNGLEDKLNTPRIVKRYLNALTFSVPILKGEVRLHDLLMIEGLRICYPDIYENVYENKDLFISSEKDSIFPDPKEVEKKEAEQRESLLENQGESVRNILSSLFPRIQTDFLGQKPDIKELARKQRISSSYYFDRYFTYSIPKMDLSDQQVGEFIIGLPTESVDLSVQRATQLIENSSEGAFLRKIEENEREITKTSSPNLAFVLSKLGHRFRKYDDAIMDFNSPLRKASYLIATVIESIDPKNRLETAERVINECSNIILTAEISRDLYRDKDKEQILQPDEFKKVQKLISDQIKNDAEKHGAFFLRDGKIKDNAALLMNHWRLGSAEEVSEFIENAIDNKSSNAIEFLKSFMPKTYTPEDVMEHSLFEMDQYNAVKRLVSPKIVYEALKKDYGAVMSNPKGIEFRRNKEPFEERLAEVFAYYFLKDDKTER; encoded by the coding sequence ATGGGTGAAGGGGAAGAAAAAATTGATAAGGTAATAACCGATCTGGCACTTGAAGATCCTGCACAAGATAAATTCGGTCGTGATGAGTTTGCTAAACGGGTGGCAAAAATTCTTATAGGCAAAAGTACACCGGATCATCTAACAGTGGGTATCTACGGTAAATGGGGAGATGGCAAAACTTCTGTCATTAATTTCATTAAATACTATCTGAATGAAGAACATGAGGGTGAAGCATTATATATAGATTTTAATCCATGGCGGTATAAGAATGAGGAGCACTTACTCAACAGCTTTTTTAAACAATTTGCTCAGGGAATTAGTCATAAGTTAGACAAGGAAGGTAAGAAAATTGCTAAGACACTGTTGGCTTATTCAGGACTCATAGTAGCCTTGGCTGAGCCGGTTACAGGTTTAGCCATGTTTTCACAACTTGGTGGATGGGATAAAATCAAAGACAAATTTGGCAAGGGTAAAGATTTTGTTAATGATACAGATTTCTCCCCTGCAATAAATTCATTGGAAGAGTCTCTCAAAAATTCCGAATCTCTTGAAAAACAAAAAAAGAGAATTAGTGAGCAGTTAAGTAAAACCGGTAAAAAACATATCGTATTTATTGACGATATCGACCGATTAGATAGTGAGGAAGTTCAAGTATTGTTCGGTTTACTAAAGGTTACTGCGGACTTCGATAACGTAATTTATGTATTAGGATTTGACCCTACCATTGTATCTAAAGCACTCGAACCTAAATATCCTGATTCAGGTCGTGATTTCTTAGATAAAATAATCCAGGTGCCACTTAATCTGCCAAAAGTGCAAAGAACGGACCTCTACGGTGAGATACTATATCCTGGATTAAATGAAATCATCGCAAATAATTCGATTTATGTTAGTGAAGATGAGAACAATGACATAGTGAACTCAATACAGAACGGTTTAGAGGATAAGTTAAATACTCCCAGAATAGTCAAACGTTATTTGAATGCATTAACCTTTTCTGTACCTATTCTAAAGGGTGAAGTACGATTACATGACTTATTAATGATTGAAGGATTACGGATCTGTTACCCAGATATATATGAGAATGTTTATGAAAACAAAGACCTTTTTATATCCTCTGAAAAAGATTCAATATTTCCTGATCCTAAAGAAGTGGAAAAAAAAGAGGCTGAGCAAAGGGAGTCTCTGTTAGAAAATCAGGGAGAATCAGTAAGAAACATTTTGTCATCTCTTTTTCCACGCATTCAAACTGATTTTTTAGGTCAAAAGCCAGACATAAAAGAGCTTGCCAGAAAACAGAGAATCAGTTCCTCATACTATTTTGACAGATACTTCACTTATTCAATTCCAAAAATGGATTTAAGTGATCAGCAAGTTGGGGAGTTTATTATCGGTCTACCAACTGAGTCAGTTGATCTTAGTGTTCAAAGAGCTACTCAATTGATTGAAAATAGTAGTGAGGGTGCGTTTCTAAGAAAAATTGAGGAAAATGAAAGAGAAATTACCAAAACTTCTTCACCAAATCTGGCTTTCGTGCTCTCAAAATTAGGCCACCGGTTCCGAAAGTATGATGATGCAATTATGGATTTCAATTCTCCACTCAGGAAAGCTTCTTACCTGATTGCAACTGTTATTGAGAGTATTGATCCAAAAAACCGATTGGAAACTGCTGAAAGAGTAATTAATGAATGCTCAAACATTATTCTAACAGCAGAAATCAGTCGTGATCTTTACAGGGATAAAGACAAGGAACAGATTCTCCAACCAGATGAATTCAAAAAAGTTCAAAAACTAATTTCAGATCAAATAAAAAATGATGCAGAAAAACATGGAGCTTTTTTCCTAAGGGACGGAAAGATCAAAGATAATGCAGCTCTGCTTATGAACCATTGGCGTTTAGGCTCGGCTGAAGAAGTTAGTGAATTCATTGAAAATGCAATTGACAATAAATCCTCTAATGCTATTGAGTTTTTGAAGTCTTTTATGCCAAAAACTTATACACCAGAAGATGTAATGGAACACTCGCTTTTTGAAATGGATCAGTATAACGCAGTAAAGCGATTGGTTTCGCCGAAGATAGTTTATGAGGCATTGAAAAAGGACTATGGAGCAGTAATGTCGAATCCCAAGGGAATTGAATTCAGAAGAAATAAAGAACCCTTTGAAGAGCGATTAGCAGAAGTTTTTGCCTACTATTTTTTAAAAGATGATAAAACTGAAAGGTAA
- a CDS encoding macro domain-containing protein, whose amino-acid sequence MITYRTGNILNANTEAIVNTVNTVGVMGKGIALQFKREFPDNFKAYKAAVEQGEVQTGKVFIHSHSLIENPRYIINFPTKQHWRNASKISWIDEGLQDLRKRIPELGIKSIAIPPLGCGQGGLNWSLVKPLIISSLKDLDIEIVLYEPSKKVKQELKKQTDGSASKLTDSRAMLLSLLYNYRSMGEEASEFASEKLCYFLQLLGETQLDMDFKEGHYGPYSGKARFLLDAVNGYYLKGMEQMDVKPFEALELVVNKKPEVENYIDDRLTKDQKTHLEKLSDLIDGFQTTYGLELLATVDFIRRKYKVNTPEEISRQLEQWSDRKAELFPLQHVQIANKHLEGYFKY is encoded by the coding sequence ATGATCACCTATAGAACCGGAAACATATTGAATGCCAATACCGAGGCCATTGTGAATACGGTAAACACTGTTGGAGTAATGGGGAAAGGTATTGCTTTGCAGTTTAAACGGGAATTTCCTGATAATTTCAAAGCCTATAAAGCAGCGGTTGAACAGGGAGAAGTTCAAACTGGTAAAGTTTTTATTCATTCTCATAGCCTGATTGAAAACCCCAGGTATATTATCAACTTCCCTACTAAGCAGCACTGGAGAAATGCTTCCAAAATATCCTGGATTGATGAAGGCTTGCAGGATTTGAGAAAACGTATTCCTGAGCTGGGAATAAAATCCATAGCTATTCCACCCCTTGGTTGCGGTCAGGGTGGGTTAAACTGGAGTTTGGTTAAGCCACTTATTATTTCCTCCTTGAAGGATTTGGATATAGAAATAGTATTGTATGAGCCATCTAAAAAAGTAAAGCAGGAATTGAAAAAACAGACAGACGGTTCCGCCTCGAAATTGACTGATTCAAGAGCAATGTTGCTTTCTTTGCTTTACAACTATCGCTCTATGGGTGAAGAAGCCAGCGAATTTGCTTCTGAAAAACTGTGCTATTTTTTACAGCTGTTGGGAGAAACACAGTTAGATATGGATTTTAAAGAAGGCCATTATGGTCCGTATTCAGGAAAGGCTCGTTTTTTACTGGATGCTGTTAACGGGTATTACCTTAAAGGGATGGAGCAAATGGATGTTAAACCGTTTGAAGCGCTGGAATTGGTGGTTAACAAAAAACCAGAAGTAGAAAATTATATTGATGATAGGTTAACCAAAGATCAGAAAACACATCTTGAAAAGCTATCTGACCTGATCGATGGCTTTCAAACTACCTACGGTTTGGAGTTACTGGCTACCGTTGATTTCATTCGAAGAAAATATAAAGTGAATACTCCTGAAGAAATCTCCAGACAGCTTGAGCAATGGTCAGACCGTAAAGCTGAATTATTTCCACTCCAACACGTACAAATAGCCAACAAACATCTTGAGGGGTATTTTAAGTATTAG
- a CDS encoding DEAD/DEAH box helicase, whose protein sequence is MPYFKAGYYIDEIDKELKKIVSPGVLKDFYNSSLPFEVSNFPEHIDISNVNPLIKVIWNIITRGRPTRASLMLSEYILKTHLGEENVSLSFESAEAKVDFTWPELSELEKETLSTLLTGFSDYTTESVAKQFGSQYLTLFKILRDLQACARIQQLILLVYMLYNPSGQFDVDIKNKDELLALYLVEDLNNLFKQINSLVSEEEKSLKEIGFKSSKKAHSILYECSSETGGYVISNLSKKNTEEVSENDFFLRVLTDRKLKYKRLGVLDEKEIEDRYSQDFLYDTDNQEKALLYFLRNIFRKSKFRPGQESIINRAFQDLDVIGLLPTGGGKSLTYQICGILQPGVSIIIEPINSLMKDQHDGLLSNGIDNAVFINSFNTKDEKEENLNNLVKSRFQFVYISPERLQMKEFRTKLDECSEFGVYYSYAVIDEAHCVSEWGHDFRHTYLNLAQNLKRFCKAKDNNLIFYGLTATASFDVLADVQRELEMPEDAIVTLPADAIDRKELNFNIIKFDEQLDEETLNNFFEREKEIGAVKHSKLKSSITNIPEELKKASDQLQLLDLGNNFFGKNKDGEYKNAGVIFCPTKSDKLKNGVLSVKDYLENHLQYLDIGTFFGGGDENSIRNNRVEREANSSVENQDDFMNNKKNLMIATKAFGMGLDKPNIRFTYHYSFTDSVESFYQEAGRAGRDGKPAICTILYYPEDIRTNYDFYENSFKGISREKEIIDEFLNEVKYEEGFYPNIIDRRAKEKHPEIGKVSFWNNRYLNVFGHFQQNPADRIQIVSIDLLRDLRTYDDFIQNFDKDKSKEIADSIIEILKEESNGEDYIEWLNTSSAPGIKTLLEVDNKSIHELRIGFNNNIVNELSEFLKPNNPEMEPRVIRAAYNFCGSSEEFIHNLLFQYRRHTNYQSSLTISDNSIEEIKSKFYQIRNTSDTLRAIYRLMIAGIIDDYVIDYYARFVMVKFQGKTDEDYFTNLEKYLKRYLGNESTERWMKIARSKEYEPALKRVLFTLTEFIDQEISEKRKRAIDYMQQLCEIGHEHGEKIFRENIVYYFTSKYARVNYLPKDTDGGRIENTEVVEKYLGYINNPPDNLGGEINNAKHLRGACENLRITMTRDNASIDLLTAYSYFALESQQSVDFESAMERPLIQQAIELYKKGFKSLQKNESWENILSLLQLFNSKVLDINPTISPVLDPLTNEILVFRTSNCLKKFLNQISYNE, encoded by the coding sequence ATGCCATATTTTAAAGCTGGGTACTACATTGATGAAATTGACAAGGAGTTAAAAAAAATTGTTAGTCCGGGAGTATTAAAAGACTTCTACAACTCAAGTCTCCCTTTTGAGGTAAGTAATTTTCCAGAACATATTGACATTAGTAATGTCAATCCACTCATAAAAGTTATTTGGAATATCATTACAAGAGGAAGACCTACTCGAGCCTCCCTCATGCTTTCAGAATATATACTGAAGACTCATTTAGGAGAAGAAAATGTATCGTTAAGTTTTGAAAGTGCAGAGGCTAAAGTTGATTTTACTTGGCCAGAACTGTCTGAATTGGAAAAGGAGACACTAAGTACTCTGCTAACAGGTTTTAGTGATTACACTACTGAAAGTGTCGCCAAACAGTTTGGATCTCAGTATCTAACACTGTTCAAAATTTTAAGAGATCTTCAAGCTTGTGCCCGTATACAACAGCTGATCCTACTGGTATATATGCTTTACAACCCTTCAGGGCAGTTTGACGTAGATATTAAAAACAAGGATGAATTATTGGCCCTTTATTTAGTTGAGGACTTGAATAATTTATTTAAACAGATTAATTCGTTGGTGTCGGAAGAGGAAAAAAGTCTTAAGGAGATCGGGTTTAAATCCTCGAAAAAAGCTCATAGTATATTGTATGAATGCAGCTCGGAAACAGGTGGATATGTAATTTCTAATCTATCAAAAAAGAATACCGAAGAAGTAAGTGAGAATGACTTTTTTCTTAGGGTATTAACTGACAGGAAGCTAAAATATAAAAGATTAGGTGTACTTGATGAAAAGGAAATAGAGGATAGGTATAGTCAAGACTTTTTATATGACACTGACAATCAAGAAAAAGCGCTCTTATATTTTCTTAGAAATATATTTAGAAAATCAAAATTCAGGCCAGGTCAGGAATCAATAATAAATCGAGCTTTTCAGGATCTTGATGTAATTGGGTTGCTACCTACGGGCGGTGGTAAATCTCTTACATATCAAATTTGCGGAATACTGCAGCCCGGGGTTTCAATAATTATAGAACCTATTAACTCATTAATGAAAGATCAGCACGATGGGCTATTATCTAATGGGATTGACAACGCTGTTTTTATTAATTCCTTTAACACTAAAGATGAGAAAGAAGAAAACTTAAACAATCTGGTAAAGTCGAGGTTTCAGTTTGTATATATCTCCCCTGAGCGACTTCAAATGAAAGAGTTTAGGACAAAACTTGATGAATGTAGCGAGTTTGGTGTTTACTATAGCTATGCAGTGATAGATGAAGCTCATTGTGTTTCAGAGTGGGGACATGATTTTAGACATACCTATTTAAATCTTGCTCAGAACCTGAAACGTTTTTGTAAAGCAAAGGATAATAACCTGATCTTTTATGGGCTAACAGCAACTGCATCATTTGATGTTTTAGCAGACGTTCAAAGGGAATTGGAAATGCCAGAGGATGCCATAGTAACATTACCGGCTGATGCTATCGATAGAAAAGAGTTGAATTTTAATATCATAAAGTTTGATGAGCAGCTTGATGAGGAGACCCTTAATAATTTCTTTGAAAGAGAAAAGGAAATCGGTGCAGTTAAACACTCAAAATTGAAAAGCTCTATAACGAATATACCCGAGGAACTAAAAAAAGCATCAGATCAACTGCAATTACTTGACTTGGGAAACAATTTTTTTGGAAAGAATAAAGATGGAGAGTACAAAAATGCTGGTGTAATATTTTGTCCTACAAAGTCTGATAAATTAAAAAATGGTGTTTTATCAGTAAAAGATTATCTCGAAAACCACTTACAGTATTTAGATATTGGAACCTTCTTCGGTGGTGGAGATGAAAATTCAATTCGGAATAATAGAGTGGAGAGGGAAGCAAATTCATCAGTAGAGAATCAGGATGATTTTATGAATAATAAAAAGAATCTGATGATTGCAACTAAGGCTTTTGGAATGGGTTTGGATAAGCCCAATATTCGATTCACTTACCATTATTCATTTACAGATTCAGTTGAAAGTTTCTACCAGGAGGCTGGCCGGGCTGGAAGAGATGGGAAGCCTGCAATTTGTACTATACTATATTACCCTGAAGATATTAGAACAAATTATGATTTTTATGAAAATTCGTTTAAAGGTATATCAAGGGAAAAAGAAATTATAGATGAATTCCTGAATGAAGTTAAATACGAGGAAGGTTTCTATCCTAATATTATAGATAGAAGAGCAAAAGAGAAACATCCGGAAATTGGAAAGGTTAGTTTCTGGAATAATAGATATTTAAACGTCTTTGGACATTTTCAACAAAACCCTGCTGATCGTATACAAATTGTTTCCATTGATTTGCTCAGAGACCTAAGAACCTACGACGATTTTATTCAGAATTTTGATAAAGACAAATCAAAGGAAATTGCGGATTCAATAATTGAGATCCTCAAAGAAGAGTCAAATGGAGAAGATTACATAGAATGGCTTAATACAAGTTCTGCCCCGGGTATTAAGACTTTGTTAGAGGTAGATAATAAGTCAATTCACGAACTTAGAATTGGATTTAATAATAATATAGTAAATGAGTTATCTGAATTCTTAAAGCCGAATAACCCTGAAATGGAACCACGGGTAATACGGGCTGCTTATAATTTTTGCGGAAGCTCTGAAGAATTTATTCATAATTTACTTTTCCAGTATAGAAGGCATACAAACTATCAAAGTAGTTTAACTATTTCTGATAATTCTATTGAAGAAATAAAATCTAAGTTTTATCAAATCAGGAATACCAGTGACACACTTAGAGCAATTTATCGCTTAATGATTGCAGGGATTATTGATGATTATGTGATTGATTATTATGCAAGGTTTGTGATGGTTAAATTTCAAGGAAAAACGGATGAAGATTATTTTACCAATCTTGAAAAATATTTGAAGAGGTATTTAGGTAATGAATCGACTGAAAGGTGGATGAAAATTGCAAGATCTAAGGAGTATGAACCGGCTTTAAAAAGAGTACTTTTTACCTTAACTGAATTTATTGACCAAGAAATCTCTGAGAAAAGAAAAAGGGCAATTGATTACATGCAACAGCTGTGTGAAATAGGCCATGAGCATGGTGAAAAAATATTCAGAGAAAATATTGTCTATTATTTCACTTCTAAATATGCCAGGGTAAACTATTTGCCCAAAGATACTGATGGGGGAAGAATTGAAAATACAGAAGTAGTTGAAAAGTATCTCGGGTATATAAATAATCCTCCGGATAATTTGGGAGGAGAAATAAACAATGCCAAACACTTAAGGGGTGCTTGTGAGAATTTAAGAATAACAATGACAAGAGATAATGCAAGCATAGACCTGTTAACTGCTTACAGTTACTTCGCTTTGGAGAGTCAACAAAGTGTAGATTTTGAATCTGCAATGGAAAGACCTTTAATTCAACAAGCTATTGAATTGTATAAGAAAGGCTTCAAAAGCCTACAGAAGAATGAATCATGGGAGAATATCCTGAGTCTTCTACAATTATTTAATTCTAAAGTACTTGATATAAATCCTACAATTTCTCCTGTTTTGGACCCGCTAACGAATGAAATTTTAGTATTTAGAACCTCTAATTGTCTCAAGAAATTTTTGAACCAAATATCATACAATGAGTGA
- a CDS encoding DUF4433 domain-containing protein, translating into MMSKVPEPIWLYRITHIQNLSHIQNLSHIQNLSHILEHGIATVGSKHADRNYKSIGSSTLIKNRRSVQAPDPPGGTFEEYIPFYLGPRTPMLYNIATGWEDIEQVPQEEIIYLITNVDEIKAGGCEWFFTNGHAYSKYKTDYMFNDEDDFDKLDWEAIYAEDWSNTETQLDRKDKKQSELLIKEHVPVTCICYIGVFNVKAEQTVKGIIKANGLEIEVRKSPKKLYYDHL; encoded by the coding sequence ATGATGAGTAAAGTACCGGAACCTATATGGCTATACAGAATTACTCACATCCAGAATTTGTCTCACATCCAGAATTTGTCTCACATCCAGAATTTGTCTCACATTCTGGAGCATGGAATCGCTACGGTCGGATCGAAGCATGCTGATCGAAATTATAAATCCATTGGCAGCAGTACTTTAATTAAAAACCGCAGGAGTGTACAAGCTCCCGATCCTCCGGGTGGCACTTTTGAAGAGTATATTCCTTTTTATCTCGGCCCACGAACACCCATGCTTTATAACATTGCAACCGGCTGGGAGGATATTGAGCAGGTGCCGCAGGAAGAAATTATTTACCTCATCACGAATGTAGATGAAATTAAAGCAGGGGGTTGTGAGTGGTTCTTTACGAATGGTCATGCTTATAGCAAGTATAAGACTGATTATATGTTCAATGATGAGGATGATTTTGATAAATTAGATTGGGAGGCAATTTATGCCGAAGATTGGAGTAACACGGAAACACAACTTGATCGAAAAGATAAAAAGCAATCAGAGTTGTTAATCAAAGAACATGTTCCCGTTACTTGTATTTGTTATATTGGAGTATTCAATGTAAAAGCAGAACAAACCGTAAAGGGTATTATCAAAGCAAACGGGTTGGAAATAGAAGTCAGAAAATCCCCTAAGAAACTCTATTATGATCACCTATAG
- a CDS encoding AAA family ATPase, which produces MPFEPDKITWEHIEKAVQKIKDEGIELHSSTGYDVIIDGEAFPPKEIMRYAHEEMNGDRVWERSGGETTNKYLDDMGFEIVEKKKNKELYELKQEFLKEWSLERVKSMELDEYTNLNKEDSFCYWLESKTQDLGSIWGGSAYKFGIYKRNNTDSEDSRSGYSTDGEYAWVSKYGDNAQEVFKEVRSLIVSVIEFVQSNELQEIDSIDLGDALKWKIAFQYSDFQVINIFKTEAIRKVGKTEGLADADSCPISKIHRFLIDKKPEGEDYFDYTRELWKSYESDRSNEKKAFDLANRKFWMYSPGSNAEFWEEFYSQGIMAIGWDFLGNLRNYNKKSDLKKPLQEAFDTDSSKKNDKTACWEFANVIEPGDIVIAKKGTTEYLGWGIVESDYNYKEDRDYFKHTRKVNWLNKGIWPDSDIVRKTLTDITSYKNYVDRLVKELQIGKGVSKMEEAKNQNYLNQILFGPPGTGKTFYTVNKALQIVDPEFYEEHKYDREALTKRYRELLITDWAESKKRRIAFTTFHQSFTYEDFVEGIKPDVNTEGDLSYKIEDGIFKRICRKAKYYSEGEAEEARERVRLSDEDFKKAQFFKVSLGNTNKEEDDEIYQYCIDHGKISIGYLDHLDLSGKSESDIKEIVQESSGLSDFSSRAMNYFIHYLKKGHYVLVSKGNSIVRAIGQVKGDYEYKPDAPISYPHFRDVDWLVKDVEIPIEEIYEKNLQQQPIYMLKKDWVSREFFEKQNIAEVTEGSNENFVLIIDEINRGNIAQIFGELITLIESDKREGGKEEQKAILPYSKKPFSVPSNLHIIGTMNTADRSIEALDTALRRRFTFEEMPPKIKVIEEEGALKAEKSEIYVSESQFLLSNILETINKRIKKLLDKDHLIGHSYFMNVKEVSDLQRVFYRNIIPLLEEYFYGDKGKIQLVLGKGFIKQAEHSGETDLFAKSDYDDSIFDDREVWELTTDWKYNDEAFEGALNVLLNKKA; this is translated from the coding sequence ATGCCATTTGAACCGGACAAAATAACTTGGGAACACATCGAAAAGGCGGTACAAAAAATTAAAGATGAAGGAATAGAACTTCATTCTTCTACCGGCTACGATGTAATCATTGATGGAGAAGCTTTCCCGCCCAAAGAAATCATGCGTTATGCTCATGAAGAAATGAATGGAGATAGGGTATGGGAACGGAGTGGTGGTGAGACGACGAATAAATATTTAGATGATATGGGGTTTGAGATTGTGGAGAAGAAAAAAAACAAAGAACTCTATGAATTAAAGCAAGAGTTTCTCAAGGAGTGGTCGTTAGAGCGGGTAAAGTCAATGGAGTTGGATGAATACACAAACCTCAATAAAGAGGATTCATTCTGTTATTGGCTAGAATCTAAAACACAAGACTTAGGAAGTATTTGGGGTGGATCAGCTTACAAATTTGGTATTTATAAGCGGAATAATACAGATAGTGAAGATTCGAGATCTGGATATTCAACTGACGGAGAATACGCATGGGTTTCTAAGTATGGAGACAACGCACAGGAAGTTTTTAAAGAGGTTAGAAGTTTAATTGTATCAGTGATTGAGTTCGTCCAATCAAACGAGCTTCAGGAAATTGATTCCATTGATCTCGGAGATGCTTTAAAGTGGAAAATTGCTTTTCAATACTCTGACTTTCAAGTCATAAATATTTTTAAAACAGAAGCTATTAGAAAAGTAGGTAAAACTGAAGGCTTAGCTGATGCAGATTCCTGCCCAATATCGAAAATTCATAGATTCTTGATCGATAAAAAACCTGAGGGTGAAGATTATTTTGACTATACGAGAGAGCTGTGGAAAAGCTATGAGTCGGATAGAAGTAATGAGAAAAAAGCTTTTGACTTAGCAAACAGAAAATTTTGGATGTATTCCCCTGGATCAAACGCTGAGTTTTGGGAAGAATTCTATTCGCAAGGAATAATGGCAATAGGCTGGGATTTTTTAGGAAATCTTAGAAATTATAACAAGAAAAGTGACTTAAAAAAGCCTCTTCAAGAAGCATTTGATACTGACTCATCTAAGAAAAATGATAAAACTGCCTGTTGGGAATTTGCAAATGTAATTGAGCCTGGAGATATCGTAATTGCAAAGAAAGGAACAACAGAATATTTAGGCTGGGGTATTGTTGAGTCTGATTATAATTATAAAGAAGACAGAGATTACTTTAAGCATACAAGGAAAGTAAATTGGCTGAATAAAGGAATATGGCCAGATTCAGATATAGTCAGAAAAACGCTGACTGATATAACTTCATATAAAAACTATGTTGATCGTTTAGTTAAAGAACTTCAAATTGGAAAAGGAGTTAGCAAAATGGAAGAGGCAAAAAATCAAAATTACTTAAATCAAATTTTATTCGGCCCTCCAGGAACAGGTAAAACTTTCTACACGGTCAATAAAGCACTGCAAATAGTAGATCCTGAGTTTTATGAGGAACATAAATATGATCGGGAAGCTCTAACAAAACGGTACCGGGAATTGTTAATTACTGACTGGGCAGAGTCAAAGAAAAGAAGAATTGCTTTTACTACGTTTCATCAAAGCTTTACGTACGAGGATTTTGTAGAAGGCATCAAGCCAGATGTCAATACTGAGGGAGATCTTTCCTATAAGATTGAAGATGGTATTTTTAAACGAATTTGTAGAAAAGCGAAATATTATTCGGAAGGTGAAGCAGAGGAAGCCAGGGAACGTGTTCGGTTAAGCGATGAAGATTTTAAAAAAGCTCAGTTTTTTAAGGTTTCTTTGGGAAATACAAACAAAGAAGAAGACGATGAGATCTATCAATACTGTATCGATCATGGTAAGATTTCGATAGGGTATTTAGATCATCTTGATCTTTCGGGAAAATCTGAGTCTGACATAAAAGAAATTGTTCAGGAAAGTTCAGGGTTGAGTGATTTTTCTTCCAGAGCCATGAATTATTTCATCCATTATTTGAAGAAGGGGCATTATGTTCTGGTTTCAAAAGGTAATTCCATTGTCAGAGCGATTGGCCAAGTAAAGGGAGATTATGAATACAAACCCGATGCGCCCATTTCTTACCCTCATTTTCGTGACGTAGATTGGTTGGTAAAGGACGTAGAGATTCCAATCGAAGAGATCTATGAGAAAAACCTGCAACAGCAACCCATTTATATGTTAAAGAAAGACTGGGTAAGCAGAGAATTTTTTGAAAAACAGAATATAGCTGAGGTTACTGAAGGCAGTAATGAAAACTTTGTACTTATCATAGATGAGATTAACAGGGGAAATATCGCTCAGATTTTCGGTGAGTTAATTACCCTTATCGAGTCAGATAAAAGGGAGGGAGGAAAAGAAGAGCAAAAAGCTATTTTACCCTACTCAAAAAAACCATTTAGTGTCCCATCCAATTTGCACATTATCGGTACTATGAATACCGCTGACCGGAGTATTGAAGCATTGGATACGGCATTGCGACGCAGGTTTACTTTTGAAGAGATGCCTCCAAAAATCAAGGTGATTGAAGAAGAAGGAGCTTTGAAGGCAGAAAAGAGTGAAATCTATGTTAGTGAAAGTCAGTTTTTGCTTTCAAATATTCTTGAGACTATAAATAAGAGAATCAAAAAATTACTTGATAAGGATCATCTGATTGGGCATTCCTACTTTATGAATGTAAAAGAGGTATCAGACCTTCAGAGAGTGTTTTACAGGAACATCATTCCATTACTCGAAGAATACTTCTACGGAGACAAAGGAAAAATTCAGCTTGTACTAGGAAAGGGCTTTATTAAACAGGCTGAGCATTCAGGAGAAACTGATTTATTTGCGAAGTCAGATTACGATGACTCTATTTTTGACGATCGGGAAGTTTGGGAGCTTACTACCGATTGGAAATATAATGATGAAGCTTTTGAAGGGGCGTTAAATGTGCTTCTCAATAAAAAAGCCTAA